The Carassius auratus strain Wakin chromosome 40, ASM336829v1, whole genome shotgun sequence genome has a segment encoding these proteins:
- the LOC113058510 gene encoding T-box transcription factor TBX2b-like, whose protein sequence is MRDPVFTGTAMAYHPFHAHRPTDFPMSAFLAAAQPSFFPTLTLPPGALTKPIPDHTLAGVAEAGLHQALSHHHQAAHLRSLKSLEPEEEVEDDPKVTLEAKDLWDQFHKIGTEMVITKSGRRMFPPFKVRINGLDKKAKYILLMDIVAADDCRYKFHNSRWMVAGKADPEMPKRMYIHPDSPATGEQWMAKPVAFHKLKLTNNISDKHGFTILNSMHKYQPRFHIVRANDILKLPYSTFRTYVFPETDFIAVTAYQNDKITQLKIDNNPFAKGFRDTGNGRREKRKQLTLPSLRMYEDQCKVDRDGADSDASSSEHTTGRDAGHSPGPVSSPLIFNRSSRDEKTCTDSEPELDHHDEQCGGSSSPGPEPPSPFRSTCEDRDQERERERERERPVLEKKDDYLDSRKSSDSIFSIRNLEKDKQENRLRKDTDLSKKATENGGLSGSKDSISPLMVQTESPSHFGAGHLQSLALSGLHSQQFFNPLNTGQPLLFHPGQFAMGPGAFSAMGMGHLLASVSGAGGLENGGLSAQGTGNNPSPFPFHLSQHMLASQGIPMPTFGGLFPYPYNYMAAAAAAASALPVNSSTASSLSRNPFLSSSTRSRLRFNPYQLPVSIPQSTNLLSTGLPSGLNPSSESSKCASREASPVPAHKSGASQRNGSPKTTMKESINELQNIQRLVSGIESQRETSSPRDSPK, encoded by the exons ATGAGAGATCCAGTTTTTACAGGGACTGCGATGGCTTACCACCCTTTCCACGCTCACCGGCCAACCGACTTTCCAATGTCAGCTTTTCTCGCGGCCGCGCAACCCTCCTTCTTCCCGACGCTGACCTTGCCTCCCGGGGCTCTCACAAAGCCGATCCCGGACCACACTCTCGCCGGAGTCGCGGAGGCTGGGCTCCATCAGGCTCTGAGTCACCATCATCAGGCAGCTCATCTTCGCAGTCTTAAGAGCCTGGAGCCAGAGGAAGAGGTTGAAGACGATCCAAAAGTCACACTGGAAGCGAAGGATCTATGGGACCAGTTCCACAAAATAGGAACAGAAATGGTTATTACGAAATCTGGCAG GAGAATGTTTCCACCTTTTAAAGTCCGCATAAATGGACTCGATAAAAAAGCGAAGTATATTCTATTAATGGATATTGTGGCTGCCGACGACTGCCGCTACAAGTTCCACAACTCTCGCTGGATGGTCGCGGGGAAAGCCGACCCGGAGATGCCCAAGAGAATGTATATACACCCGGATAGCCCAGCTACTGGGGAACAATGGATGGCTAAGCCTGTTGCTTTTCATAAACTGAAGTTAACCAACAACATTTCGGACAAACATGGATTT ACCATCCTGAATTCAATGCATAAATACCAGCCCAGGTTCCATATTGTGAGAGCAAACGATATTCTGAAGCTTCCGTACAGCACTTTCAGGACATATGTTTTTCCTGAGACCGATTTTATTGCTGTCACAGCTTATCAAAATGACAAG ATAACACAGCTGAAGATTGATAATAACCCCTTTGCCAAAGGCTTCAGAGACACAGGGAATGGAAGAAGGGAAAAAAG GAAACAGCTGACCCTTCCATCATTACGCATGTATGAGGATCAGTGTAAAGTGGACCGTGATGGCGCGGACTCTGATGCTTCCTCAAGCGAACACACAACCGGCAGAGATGCTGGTCATTCACCTGGACCGGTTTCCAGCCCACTTATATTTAACCGAAGTAGCAGAG ACGAGAAAACATGCACTGACAGTGAGCCCGAATTGGACCACCATGATGAACAGTGCGGGGGCTCCAGCAGTCCTGGACCAGAGCCCCCATCTCCATTCAGGTCGACATGTGAGGACCGGGACCAGGAGCGGGAGCGGGAGCGGGAGCGGGAGAGGCCTGTTCTAGAGAAGAAAGACGATTATTTGGACTCCCGAAAATCTAGCGATTCTATATTTAGCATAAGAAACTTGGAGAAAGACAAACAAGAGAACAGGCTGAGGAAAGACACAGACTTGTCGAAGAAGGCCACGGAAAACGGTGGTCTTAGCGGCAGTAAAGACAGCATCTCTCCTCTAATGGTACAGACAGAGAGTCCTTCACATTTTGGGGCAGGGCACCTTCAGAGTTTGGCGCTTTCTGGCCTACACAGTCAACAGTTCTTTAACCCACTAAACACCGGACAACCTCTATTATTCCACCCCGGACAATTTGCAATGGGACCTGGAGCGTTTTCAGCCATGGGTATGGGACATCTATTAGCTTCAGTATCAGGAGCTGGTGGCCTGGAGAATGGAGGTCTGTCAGCCCAGGGAACTGGAAACAACCCGAGCCCTTTTCCCTTTCATCTGTCTCAACACATGCTTGCGTCTCAG GGCATTCCGATGCCAACCTTCGGTGGACTTTTCCCGTACCCCTACAACTATATGGCCGCGGCAGCTGCAGCGGCCTCCGCCCTTCCGGTGAACAGCAGCACGGCCTCCTCGCTCTCCAGGAACCCGTTTCTGAGCAGCTCCACGCGCTCTCGACTGAGATTCAACCCTTATCAACTCCCCGTGTCGATCCCTCAAAGCACAAACCTGCTCAGCACCGGTTTGCCAAGCGGCCTAAACCCTTCATCCGAATCGTCTAAATGCGCTAGCAGGGAAGCGAGTCCTGTGCCTGCTCACAAATCCGGGGCGAGTCAGAGAAACGGCTCACCTAAAACAACAATGAAGGAATCCATCAatgaacttcagaacattcagagACTTGTGAGCGGCATAGAGAGTCAGCGGGAGACTTCCTCACCTAGGGATTCGCCCAAGTGA